A genomic segment from Nocardiopsis sp. Huas11 encodes:
- the purB gene encoding adenylosuccinate lyase encodes MSAKPVIPDVLAARYASAELTRLWSPEYKVVAERRLWLAVLRAQARLGVDVPAGVVEDYEKVLDQVDLASIAEREKVTRHDVKARIEEFNDLAGHEHVHKGMTSRDLTENVEQLQVRDSLLLVRDRVTALLARLGRLSAEYGETVMAGRSHNVAAQATTLGKRFASIADEVLVAHGRLEELIARYPLRGIKGPVGTAQDMLDLLGGDRAALASLEDEVAAHLGFEHRFTSVGQVYPRSLDFEVLTALVQLAAGPSSLAKTIRLMAGHELVTEGFAEGQVGSSAMPHKMNTRSCERVNGLTVILRGYASMTGELAGDQWNEGDVSCSVVRRVALPDAFFAFDGLVETMLTVLDEFGAFPAVVSAELDRYLPFLATTKMLMAAVRAGVGRETAHELIKEHAVGSALAMRQEGTGNRLLDRLAEDERFPLDRAALDALLADRITFTGAAADQVESVVARIEAITAAHPEAAAYSPGSIL; translated from the coding sequence GTGAGTGCGAAACCGGTAATCCCCGATGTCCTGGCAGCCCGCTACGCGTCCGCGGAGCTGACCCGCCTGTGGTCCCCCGAGTACAAGGTCGTCGCCGAGCGGCGGCTGTGGCTGGCCGTGCTGCGCGCTCAGGCGCGTTTGGGCGTGGACGTGCCCGCCGGTGTGGTGGAGGACTACGAGAAGGTCCTCGACCAGGTCGACCTGGCCTCCATCGCCGAGCGCGAGAAGGTCACCCGCCACGACGTCAAGGCCCGCATCGAGGAGTTCAACGACCTCGCCGGGCACGAGCACGTCCACAAGGGCATGACCTCGCGCGACCTGACGGAGAACGTCGAACAGCTCCAGGTGCGCGACAGCCTGCTGCTGGTGCGCGACCGCGTGACCGCGCTGCTGGCCCGCCTGGGCCGGCTCTCCGCCGAGTACGGCGAGACGGTCATGGCCGGGCGTTCGCACAACGTGGCGGCGCAGGCCACCACGCTCGGCAAGCGGTTCGCGTCGATCGCCGACGAGGTGCTGGTCGCCCACGGGCGGCTGGAGGAGCTCATCGCCCGGTACCCGCTGCGCGGGATCAAGGGCCCGGTGGGCACCGCCCAGGACATGCTGGACCTGCTGGGCGGCGACCGCGCCGCGCTGGCGTCGCTGGAGGACGAGGTCGCCGCGCACCTCGGATTCGAGCACCGGTTCACCAGCGTGGGCCAGGTCTACCCGCGCTCGCTGGACTTCGAGGTGCTCACCGCGCTCGTGCAGCTGGCCGCGGGTCCGTCGTCGCTGGCCAAGACCATCCGTCTGATGGCCGGGCACGAGCTGGTGACCGAGGGGTTCGCCGAGGGCCAGGTCGGTTCGTCGGCGATGCCGCACAAGATGAACACGCGCTCGTGCGAGCGGGTGAACGGGCTGACCGTGATCCTGCGCGGGTACGCCTCGATGACCGGTGAGCTGGCGGGCGACCAGTGGAACGAGGGCGACGTGTCGTGCTCGGTGGTGCGCCGGGTGGCGCTGCCCGACGCGTTCTTCGCCTTCGACGGCCTCGTGGAGACGATGCTGACGGTGCTGGACGAGTTCGGCGCCTTCCCCGCGGTGGTCTCGGCCGAGCTGGACCGCTACCTGCCGTTCCTGGCCACCACGAAGATGCTGATGGCGGCCGTGCGGGCGGGCGTGGGCCGCGAGACCGCGCACGAGCTGATCAAGGAGCACGCGGTGGGCTCGGCCCTGGCGATGCGCCAGGAGGGCACGGGCAACCGGCTGCTCGACCGGCTGGCCGAGGACGAGCGCTTCCCGCTGGACCGGGCGGCGCTGGACGCGCTGCTGGCCGACCGGATCACGTTCACGGGTGCGGCCGCCGACCAGGTCGAGTCGGTGGTGGCGCGGATCGAGGCGATCACCGCCGCGCACCCGGAGGCCGCCGCCTACTCCCCCGGTTCGATCCTGTAG
- a CDS encoding sensor histidine kinase — protein MTTHQTASRRPPTLSHAITSPRFLLTPWPWRGLAYTGSSTLVAFVLLLAASPILVLWLALFVAWTTRFESIADFGGIVLLLVFSLASTAVLGPWLALPLGALERWRLGLVQDAPARSGHNVPPPGLWAWMRTRYTEAATWRELVYAGLMLPLVAANAALTGFLGIFVLLLISAPFFLDEEPGSRIHLGFVEITSSAQAVPYTLLAPVLLLLALYASSGLSALHASVARALLVGPPKEELRAELSEVTESRARLVNAFEYERSRIERDLHDGAQQRLVALSMDLGLARLDLEEDGEADRRVATAQGKANDLIEELRELVRGIHPRVLTDRGLPAALAELADHCPVPTRVDTEIPGRLPAHVEGTAYFVVAEALTNVYKHTEANAATVQARTGPGAPGEPDVLVVEVTDYGVGGADPAKGSGLTGLKDRVAVMGGTMELSSPEGGPTRIRVELPCGPIPPTPGA, from the coding sequence ATGACCACGCATCAGACCGCGTCACGCCGCCCACCCACGCTGTCGCACGCCATCACGAGCCCCCGATTCCTGCTCACACCCTGGCCCTGGCGGGGCCTGGCCTACACCGGCAGTTCGACACTGGTGGCCTTCGTCCTGTTACTCGCCGCCTCGCCGATCCTCGTCCTGTGGCTGGCCCTGTTCGTGGCGTGGACCACGAGGTTCGAGTCGATCGCCGACTTCGGCGGGATCGTGCTCCTGCTGGTCTTCTCCCTGGCCTCCACGGCCGTGCTCGGCCCTTGGCTCGCGCTACCGCTGGGGGCACTGGAGCGCTGGCGCCTGGGCCTGGTCCAGGACGCTCCCGCCCGGAGCGGGCACAACGTGCCGCCCCCTGGGTTGTGGGCCTGGATGCGCACGCGCTACACCGAGGCCGCGACCTGGCGCGAGCTGGTCTACGCCGGGCTCATGCTTCCCCTGGTGGCGGCCAACGCCGCCCTCACGGGTTTCCTCGGGATCTTCGTGCTCCTGCTGATCTCCGCGCCCTTCTTCCTGGACGAGGAGCCGGGCAGCCGGATACACCTCGGTTTCGTGGAGATCACCTCCTCCGCCCAGGCCGTGCCCTACACCCTGCTGGCCCCGGTCCTGCTCCTGTTGGCGCTCTACGCCTCCTCTGGCCTGTCCGCCCTGCACGCGTCGGTCGCCCGGGCCCTGCTGGTGGGACCGCCCAAGGAGGAGCTGCGCGCCGAACTCAGCGAGGTCACCGAATCGCGTGCCCGCCTGGTCAACGCCTTCGAGTACGAGCGCAGCCGCATCGAACGCGACCTGCACGACGGCGCGCAGCAGCGGCTGGTCGCGCTGTCCATGGACCTGGGCCTGGCCCGCCTGGACCTGGAGGAGGACGGCGAGGCGGACCGTCGCGTGGCCACCGCCCAGGGCAAGGCCAACGACCTCATCGAGGAGCTGCGCGAGCTGGTGCGCGGCATCCACCCCCGCGTGCTCACCGACCGGGGCCTGCCCGCCGCGCTGGCCGAACTCGCCGACCACTGCCCCGTGCCCACCCGGGTGGACACCGAGATCCCCGGCCGGCTGCCCGCGCATGTGGAGGGCACCGCCTACTTCGTCGTCGCCGAGGCGCTCACCAACGTCTACAAGCACACCGAGGCCAACGCCGCCACCGTGCAAGCCAGGACCGGTCCGGGCGCACCGGGTGAGCCCGACGTCCTCGTGGTCGAGGTCACCGACTACGGTGTGGGCGGCGCCGACCCCGCCAAGGGATCCGGGCTCACCGGCCTCAAGGACAGGGTCGCCGTCATGGGCGGCACAATGGAGCTGTCCAGCCCCGAAGGCGGGCCGACCCGAATCCGAGTGGAGCTGCCGTGCGGACCGATCCCGCCGACCCCGGGGGCCTGA
- a CDS encoding response regulator transcription factor — MRTDPADPGGLSPVPTVLAEDGVLLREGLIGVLERFGFPVVAAVGDGEALVEAVTEHDPGLVVTDIRMPPDFTDEGLRAAVRLRRDRPGLAVVALSQYVELSYASDLLDTGDGRGVGYLLKQRVGDVREFASTLRQVVEGATVVDPEVVRQLLRRSADPLERLTPREREVLGLMAEGHSNGAIARQLVVSDAAVGKHVGNILAKLELPLDDGVHRRVQAVLAYLRGSQVR, encoded by the coding sequence GTGCGGACCGATCCCGCCGACCCCGGGGGCCTGAGCCCCGTTCCGACCGTGCTCGCGGAGGACGGTGTGCTCCTGCGGGAGGGCCTGATCGGGGTGCTCGAACGGTTCGGATTCCCCGTCGTCGCCGCCGTCGGCGACGGCGAGGCGCTGGTCGAGGCGGTCACCGAGCACGACCCCGGACTGGTCGTCACCGACATCCGCATGCCGCCCGACTTCACCGACGAGGGACTGCGGGCCGCCGTACGGCTGCGGCGGGACCGCCCCGGCCTCGCGGTCGTGGCGCTCAGCCAGTACGTGGAGCTCAGCTACGCCTCCGACCTCCTGGACACCGGCGACGGGCGCGGTGTGGGCTACCTGCTCAAGCAGCGGGTCGGCGACGTGCGGGAGTTCGCCTCCACGCTGCGCCAGGTGGTGGAGGGCGCCACGGTCGTGGACCCCGAGGTCGTGCGCCAGCTGCTGCGCCGCAGCGCCGACCCGCTGGAGCGGCTCACCCCGCGCGAGCGCGAGGTGCTCGGGCTCATGGCCGAGGGCCACTCCAACGGGGCCATCGCGCGGCAGCTGGTGGTCAGCGACGCTGCCGTGGGCAAGCACGTGGGCAACATCCTCGCCAAGCTCGAACTGCCGCTCGACGACGGCGTGCACCGCCGGGTCCAGGCGGTGCTGGCCTACCTGCGAGGCAGCCAGGTCCGCTGA
- a CDS encoding winged helix DNA-binding domain-containing protein — protein sequence MPTKTAPVLDDRALNRATLARQALLEPTDASVLDTVSLLGGLQAQEPQEPFIGLWSRLRSFDPATLSDLLTERRVVRVHLMRRTVHLVTAEDALAWRSRFDAMLRQKVMGVYRAELQGVDLDELAEAGRAVMADGEPRTMTELVAALAHRWPQPGKRPLGEMLVSALLPVAQAPPRGLWRTKGGVRNVLLSSWLGREVDPPAPEGCDPVGQALVRRYLAAYGPATTTDLRSWCGLAGLPAAVAATRAELVSFRDERGRELLDLPDAPRPDPGTAAPVRFLPAFDNAVLGYHYRNRIIDDEHRGLSVAGERVVLVDGRVAATWRSEDGAVAVTPLRPLTGAEREELGAQAERLALFLSEGESERARIDAPVG from the coding sequence ATGCCCACGAAGACCGCGCCCGTGCTGGACGACCGTGCGCTCAACCGCGCCACCCTGGCCCGGCAGGCGCTGCTCGAACCGACCGACGCGTCGGTCCTGGACACCGTGTCCCTGCTCGGCGGCCTCCAGGCCCAGGAACCCCAGGAACCGTTCATCGGACTCTGGTCACGCCTGCGATCCTTCGACCCCGCGACGCTGTCCGATCTGCTGACCGAACGCCGGGTGGTGCGCGTCCACCTCATGCGGCGCACCGTGCACCTGGTCACCGCCGAGGACGCCCTCGCCTGGCGCTCCCGGTTCGACGCCATGCTGCGGCAGAAGGTGATGGGCGTGTACCGCGCCGAGCTCCAGGGCGTGGACCTGGACGAGCTCGCCGAAGCGGGCCGCGCGGTGATGGCCGACGGCGAGCCGCGGACCATGACCGAACTCGTGGCGGCGCTCGCCCACCGGTGGCCGCAGCCGGGCAAGCGGCCCCTGGGCGAGATGCTGGTCTCGGCGCTGCTGCCCGTCGCGCAGGCCCCACCGCGCGGGCTGTGGCGGACCAAGGGTGGCGTGCGCAACGTCCTGCTCTCCTCGTGGCTGGGCCGGGAGGTCGATCCGCCCGCCCCGGAGGGCTGCGACCCGGTCGGCCAGGCCCTGGTCCGGCGCTACCTCGCCGCGTACGGCCCCGCGACCACCACCGACCTGCGTTCCTGGTGCGGGCTGGCCGGGCTGCCCGCCGCGGTGGCCGCCACCCGCGCGGAACTCGTCAGCTTCCGCGACGAGCGGGGAAGGGAGCTGCTGGACCTGCCCGACGCGCCGCGCCCGGACCCCGGCACCGCGGCCCCGGTGCGGTTCCTGCCCGCGTTCGACAACGCGGTGCTGGGCTACCACTACCGGAACCGGATCATCGACGACGAGCACCGGGGCCTGTCGGTGGCCGGTGAGCGCGTGGTGCTGGTGGACGGACGCGTCGCCGCGACCTGGCGGTCCGAGGACGGCGCGGTGGCCGTCACGCCGCTGAGGCCCCTGACCGGGGCCGAGCGGGAGGAGCTCGGCGCACAGGCCGAGCGGCTGGCCCTGTTCCTGTCCGAGGGCGAGAGCGAGCGCGCCCGGATCGACGCCCCCGTCGGCTGA
- a CDS encoding DedA family protein: MLSYSPAAAQFASTTHTSAEYDGFIGWVISLISTLGEVGVGIALAIEALFPPVPSELILPVAGYLSYAGEMNFAFALFCATVGAMVGAWIFYAIGALIGRERTRWLFEKVPLFEVEDFDRSERVFARWGGLAVLVGRCIPLVRSVISVPAGIERMPLWKFSLYTVIGSGVWNTIWIGLGFVFGPQIDPLLTQYSSLLSRGVVAIIGLLFAWFVVSRTTRLIRARKAPADEDTIVEHTAS, encoded by the coding sequence ATGCTCTCCTATTCTCCGGCGGCGGCACAGTTCGCTTCGACGACTCACACCAGTGCGGAGTACGACGGATTCATCGGCTGGGTGATCAGTTTGATCTCCACCCTGGGGGAGGTCGGGGTGGGTATCGCCCTTGCCATCGAGGCGCTGTTCCCGCCGGTCCCCAGTGAACTCATTCTTCCGGTCGCCGGATATCTCTCCTACGCAGGGGAGATGAACTTCGCCTTCGCCCTGTTCTGTGCCACGGTGGGCGCGATGGTCGGCGCCTGGATCTTCTACGCCATCGGAGCTCTCATCGGGCGTGAGCGCACCCGGTGGCTGTTCGAGAAGGTGCCGCTTTTCGAGGTGGAGGACTTCGACCGTTCCGAGCGGGTGTTCGCGCGGTGGGGCGGCCTCGCCGTCCTGGTCGGCCGCTGCATTCCGCTGGTGCGCAGCGTCATCTCGGTCCCGGCCGGTATCGAGCGGATGCCGTTGTGGAAGTTCTCGCTGTACACCGTGATCGGCAGCGGTGTGTGGAACACGATCTGGATCGGCCTGGGCTTCGTCTTCGGCCCGCAGATCGACCCCCTCCTGACCCAGTACAGCAGCCTGCTCAGCAGGGGTGTCGTCGCCATCATCGGGCTGCTGTTCGCCTGGTTCGTCGTCTCCCGCACGACCAGGCTCATCCGCGCCCGCAAGGCGCCGGCCGACGAGGACACCATCGTCGAGCACACCGCGTCCTGA
- a CDS encoding TetR/AcrR family transcriptional regulator — translation MTDRLTESEAPLPLRERKKLRTRRSLADTALRMFLERGYNEVTLEELVAAVEVSMRTFFRYYSSKEEVAMAAENELWDAYAGEVARHPITGPVLAHLRDRYASAVRGLPEDWTERYLACRGLAARTPALRVYHAGTTQDLQARMIDVLEKEFDTDSREDVRLRLAADMALAAVRYGTKNWMRAHRHRNRPGDAQTLVAEVALAFDALPGALTLTADAPPDSA, via the coding sequence ATGACCGACCGCCTCACCGAGAGCGAAGCCCCGCTCCCCCTCCGAGAGCGCAAGAAGCTGCGCACCCGGCGCTCCCTCGCCGACACGGCGCTGCGCATGTTCCTGGAACGCGGCTACAACGAGGTCACCCTGGAGGAGCTGGTGGCCGCGGTCGAGGTCTCCATGCGGACCTTCTTCCGCTACTACTCCTCCAAGGAAGAGGTCGCGATGGCGGCCGAGAACGAACTGTGGGACGCCTACGCCGGCGAGGTCGCCCGCCATCCGATCACGGGCCCGGTCCTGGCCCACCTGCGCGACCGCTACGCGTCCGCGGTGCGCGGCCTCCCGGAGGACTGGACCGAGCGCTACCTGGCCTGCCGGGGCCTGGCCGCCCGCACACCGGCGCTGCGCGTGTACCACGCGGGCACCACCCAGGACCTCCAGGCGAGGATGATCGACGTCCTGGAGAAGGAGTTCGACACCGACAGCCGTGAGGACGTCCGGCTGCGGCTGGCCGCGGACATGGCCCTGGCGGCGGTGCGGTACGGCACCAAGAACTGGATGCGCGCCCACCGGCACCGGAACCGTCCCGGCGACGCGCAGACCCTCGTCGCCGAGGTCGCACTGGCCTTCGACGCCCTCCCCGGCGCACTCACTCTGACCGCCGACGCGCCGCCGGACTCCGCCTGA
- a CDS encoding hemerythrin domain-containing protein: MTDTADEDARRDDDRTVVLGDQLVKIHDMLRGELASVREGLDSTRGPGEPRPLEEQLRKKCLSFCEFLHGHHTAEDEHLFPGLAESHPHLAPVLERLSREHSVISRSLDRIQELVTSGDPATVREDVERLAAEVEAHLDYEEAQLVEALNSYGPMQV; this comes from the coding sequence ATGACCGACACAGCCGATGAAGACGCCCGCCGCGACGATGACCGCACGGTGGTGCTGGGTGATCAGCTCGTCAAGATCCACGACATGCTGCGCGGCGAGCTGGCCTCAGTGCGTGAGGGACTGGACTCCACGCGCGGCCCCGGCGAGCCGCGTCCACTGGAGGAACAGCTCCGCAAGAAGTGCCTGTCCTTCTGTGAGTTTCTGCACGGTCACCACACCGCCGAAGACGAGCACTTGTTCCCCGGGCTGGCGGAGTCCCATCCCCACCTGGCGCCCGTGCTGGAGCGCCTGTCCAGGGAGCACTCGGTGATCAGCCGCAGCCTCGACCGCATCCAGGAACTGGTGACGAGCGGTGATCCCGCCACGGTGCGCGAGGACGTCGAGCGCCTGGCCGCCGAGGTCGAGGCCCACCTGGACTATGAGGAGGCCCAGCTGGTGGAAGCGCTCAACTCCTACGGTCCCATGCAGGTATGA
- a CDS encoding ATP-binding domain-containing protein → MTASVPAPDPLQAERAYLARARSALGRMYEDVVNTPTVQDSSEDADYTFTNRQLVRYRERRAEALVDFPDVPLFFGRLDYPPGTVFEAHGTDRNGTDQVYIGRRHVHDSDGTPLVLDWRARISSAFYRATRQDPRGVLLRRRYGFSEDADLTAYEDEPLTSANASDGSPGTGAADRLLAAEIERPRSGPMRDIVATIQPEQDELVRAPLRPALCVQGAPGTGKTAVGLHRIAYLLFTERDRLRQDGGVVIVGPHRSFLSYIRNVLPALGEVGVRQSTIEDLIGGVPVRRAEEAEAERIKGGAHMAQVIERALWDQVRPLEETLVVERGSRKWRLHPEEVAEALTELRGRGIAYGAGPNLLSQRLAHLVMRRIESAGDAGDTGTIGHLRRTKALTAAVRHMWPKTDPARLVLGLLTHPDRLGRAAEGILTAEEQDAIRLPGRPRTPKSARWSVTDLALIDEAAALIERPGTLGHIVIDEAQDLSPMQARAIARRCTRGSLTVLGDIAQGTSPGAVGDWTELLEHLGEPDARPTVLDRGFRTPAQIIDYAARLLPEIAPGLGTPTGVRDVPGALRVTATDPADLPAALALACREALKGEGSIGLVAADADLPDLREHLSAEGLRTALIGETEDAMETDRLVCVPATLAKGLEFDIVVVAEPAHIVAAEPRGLHRLYVALTRAVSHLHIIHSEALPTALENVPVAG, encoded by the coding sequence ATGACCGCATCCGTGCCCGCGCCCGATCCCCTCCAGGCCGAACGCGCCTACCTGGCCAGAGCCCGATCCGCCCTCGGGCGCATGTACGAGGACGTCGTCAACACCCCGACCGTGCAGGACAGTTCGGAGGACGCCGACTACACCTTCACCAACCGCCAGCTCGTCCGCTACCGCGAACGGCGTGCCGAAGCCCTCGTCGACTTCCCCGACGTGCCCCTGTTCTTCGGACGGCTCGACTATCCGCCGGGTACCGTCTTCGAGGCCCACGGCACCGACCGCAACGGTACCGACCAGGTCTATATCGGGCGGCGCCACGTGCACGACTCCGACGGCACGCCGCTGGTCCTGGACTGGCGGGCACGGATCTCGTCGGCGTTCTACCGCGCCACCCGGCAGGACCCACGGGGCGTGCTGCTGCGCCGCCGCTACGGCTTCTCCGAGGACGCCGACCTCACCGCCTACGAGGACGAACCCCTCACCTCCGCGAACGCCTCGGACGGATCCCCAGGGACCGGTGCCGCCGACAGGCTGCTGGCCGCCGAGATCGAGCGTCCCCGGTCGGGCCCGATGCGCGACATCGTCGCCACCATCCAGCCCGAGCAGGACGAACTGGTCCGGGCACCGCTGCGTCCCGCTCTCTGCGTCCAGGGCGCGCCGGGCACCGGCAAGACCGCCGTGGGCCTGCACCGGATCGCCTACCTCCTCTTCACCGAGCGCGACCGGCTGCGCCAGGACGGCGGCGTGGTCATCGTCGGGCCCCACCGCTCCTTCCTGTCCTACATCCGCAACGTGCTGCCCGCCCTCGGCGAGGTCGGTGTACGCCAGAGCACCATCGAGGACCTGATCGGCGGGGTGCCCGTCCGACGTGCCGAGGAGGCCGAGGCGGAACGGATCAAGGGCGGGGCCCACATGGCACAGGTCATCGAACGCGCCCTGTGGGACCAGGTGCGCCCGCTGGAGGAGACCCTGGTCGTCGAACGCGGGTCACGCAAGTGGCGCCTCCACCCGGAGGAGGTGGCCGAGGCCCTGACGGAGCTGCGCGGCCGGGGCATCGCCTACGGCGCCGGCCCGAACCTGCTGTCCCAACGGCTGGCACACCTGGTCATGCGCCGGATCGAGAGCGCCGGCGACGCCGGCGACACGGGCACCATCGGCCACCTGCGACGCACCAAGGCGCTGACCGCCGCCGTGCGGCACATGTGGCCCAAGACCGACCCCGCACGGCTGGTGCTGGGCCTGCTCACCCACCCCGACCGCCTCGGACGGGCCGCCGAGGGGATCCTCACCGCCGAGGAACAGGACGCGATCCGCCTGCCCGGCCGCCCGCGCACACCCAAGTCCGCCCGGTGGTCGGTCACCGACCTGGCCTTGATCGATGAGGCCGCCGCCCTGATCGAGCGGCCCGGCACCCTGGGACACATCGTCATCGACGAGGCACAGGACCTCAGCCCGATGCAGGCGCGCGCGATCGCCCGGCGCTGCACCCGGGGCTCCCTGACCGTGCTCGGCGACATCGCCCAGGGCACCAGCCCGGGAGCGGTGGGCGACTGGACCGAACTGCTGGAGCACCTGGGGGAACCGGACGCCCGGCCGACCGTGCTCGACCGCGGGTTCCGCACCCCGGCCCAGATCATCGACTACGCCGCCCGACTGCTCCCGGAGATCGCTCCCGGCCTGGGCACGCCCACCGGGGTGCGTGATGTCCCCGGGGCGCTCCGCGTCACTGCGACGGACCCGGCCGACCTGCCGGCCGCCCTCGCCCTGGCCTGTCGCGAAGCGCTCAAGGGCGAGGGCTCCATCGGCCTGGTGGCCGCCGACGCCGACCTGCCCGATCTCCGGGAACACCTGTCCGCGGAAGGGCTGCGGACCGCGCTCATCGGGGAGACCGAGGACGCGATGGAGACCGACCGGCTGGTGTGCGTACCGGCGACGCTGGCCAAGGGGCTGGAGTTCGACATCGTCGTGGTCGCCGAGCCCGCTCACATCGTTGCCGCGGAGCCACGTGGACTCCACCGCCTCTACGTGGCCCTCACCCGCGCGGTCAGCCACCTGCACATCATCCACAGCGAAGCCCTGCCAACGGCCCTGGAAAACGTCCCCGTGGCGGGGTAG
- a CDS encoding ADP-ribosylglycohydrolase family protein, with translation MISSRGTPRPAPGTMADLTSERDAGCLVAARCANGLALSPVPEANTPSSLRPSGSMALMAALADHLRSRTRDEDCDLHQAGLAQEFTDAWQRDPDRGFGDGEVRIFLAIVNGVSWRNATASAFGGTGSFGAAAAARVAPVGLLPAPLNRLDQLARDSAYVTHAHPLALDGAAIQACAVAYARRASPDQPLAVFHLVSTVARYATTPDFRAQLVRLAALVRDRFSHQDAIRALGGDDGAVTAVPLALAAFLHSPDDLPKIVRFALPLDHGTGHIAAMAGALAGARNGADAIPRSWSRRLADTEHR, from the coding sequence ATGATCTCCTCGCGCGGCACACCGCGGCCCGCCCCGGGAACCATGGCCGACCTGACCTCCGAGCGGGACGCCGGCTGTCTCGTGGCCGCACGCTGTGCCAACGGCCTGGCCCTCTCTCCGGTTCCCGAGGCGAACACCCCCTCCTCACTGCGCCCCTCCGGCAGCATGGCCCTGATGGCCGCACTGGCCGATCACCTGCGATCACGGACACGGGACGAGGACTGCGACCTCCATCAGGCCGGGCTCGCCCAGGAGTTCACCGACGCCTGGCAGCGCGACCCCGATCGGGGGTTCGGCGACGGGGAGGTCCGGATCTTCCTCGCCATCGTCAACGGCGTCTCGTGGCGCAACGCTACCGCGTCGGCCTTCGGCGGAACGGGCTCGTTCGGAGCGGCCGCGGCGGCCCGCGTGGCACCGGTCGGACTCCTGCCCGCCCCGCTGAACCGGCTGGACCAGCTCGCCAGGGACAGCGCCTACGTCACCCACGCCCACCCACTCGCCTTGGACGGTGCGGCGATCCAGGCGTGCGCGGTGGCCTATGCCCGCCGGGCGAGCCCGGATCAGCCGCTGGCCGTCTTCCATCTGGTGTCGACAGTGGCCCGGTACGCCACGACGCCGGACTTCCGTGCCCAACTGGTCCGGTTGGCCGCCCTTGTACGGGACCGGTTCAGCCATCAGGACGCGATCCGCGCGCTCGGCGGGGACGACGGTGCCGTCACGGCCGTTCCCCTCGCACTGGCCGCCTTCCTGCACTCTCCGGACGACCTGCCGAAGATCGTGCGCTTCGCCCTGCCGCTCGATCACGGCACGGGCCACATCGCGGCCATGGCCGGAGCCCTCGCCGGCGCCCGCAACGGCGCAGACGCGATTCCGCGGTCCTGGTCTCGGCGCCTGGCGGACACGGAGCACAGATGA